Part of the Sphaerochaeta associata genome is shown below.
AAGACCAACTACAAGACCTATATGCAGGGCGAGCTGTACAAGGTACGCTACAGCCTGTAAGGGTTGGGTTTTTGGAACATGTGCCCTCTGGAGGCTGGATTATCGGCCTCCTCTGGGCATCTCTTGTATAGGTAGGGAGATTGTTATGATCCTTGAGATGAAGAACATATCAAAGTCGTTTGGGGCGGTGCAGGCCCTGAAGGATGTCTCTTTTTCCGTCGGCAGCAAGGAGATTCACGGCCTGCTCGGTGAGAATGGAGCAGGAAAGACGACCTTGATGAACGTTCTGGCCGGAACGTTTGGTCCGGATGCAGGTACGATTGGGATCGATGGGAACATCGTCGAGGGTATGACCCCTAAAAAAGCGGCAGAATTGAAGATTCGATTCATCCACCAGGAGTTGAATCTATGCAACGACCTGACGGTCTTTCAGAATATGTTCCTCGGTGAAGAGTACACCAGGCAGTGGTGGATGGTTGATAGGAAACGGGAACTGGAGCACGCCCAGAAGGTGCTCAATTCCATGAACAGCGGCATCGATGCGCATACCCTCGTCGCCGAGCTCGATACCGCTCAAAAGCAAATGGTAGAGATTGCCAGGGCGCTGTTGTTCTCCAGTGAGCTCATCATCATGGATGAGCCGACAACCGCCTTGAACAACCGGGAGATTGAGAAGCTGTTCTCCATTATGCAGCGGCTGAAGGAGGAGGGCGTCTCCTTCATTTATATTTCTCATAAAATGCCTGAGATTTTCCGCATTTGCGATCGATATACCGTTCTGCGCGATGGATCGTTCATTAGAAGCGGTTTGATCAAGGATATTAATGAGCATCAGGCGACTGAGCTGCTCATTGGAAAGAGCTTTGTACAGGCCCATATAAAGGATGGCATTGCCGCCAGTATTACCGATGAGGTGGTTCTCACCGCAAAAGACTTGTCGGGTTCCAGTTTCAGCAATGTCTCGTTTGAACTCCATCGAGGGGAAATCCTGGTTTGTACCGGCTTGCAAGGTTCTGGAACAGATGAACTTGCCACTTCATTGTTCGGCGCTTCTACCCTGAAAGGGGGGACAGTCGAGACGGCTGCAGGTCCGCTTGCGATGCACGACATCAAGGGTGTCATGAGGCGGGGAATCGCCATGGTGCCCCGTAATCGAAAGGAACGGGGTATTCTGCCGGATTTGAGTATCAGGAACAACAACTCCCTCGCTTTCTTTGTTGCCAG
Proteins encoded:
- a CDS encoding sugar ABC transporter ATP-binding protein; this encodes MKNISKSFGAVQALKDVSFSVGSKEIHGLLGENGAGKTTLMNVLAGTFGPDAGTIGIDGNIVEGMTPKKAAELKIRFIHQELNLCNDLTVFQNMFLGEEYTRQWWMVDRKRELEHAQKVLNSMNSGIDAHTLVAELDTAQKQMVEIARALLFSSELIIMDEPTTALNNREIEKLFSIMQRLKEEGVSFIYISHKMPEIFRICDRYTVLRDGSFIRSGLIKDINEHQATELLIGKSFVQAHIKDGIAASITDEVVLTAKDLSGSSFSNVSFELHRGEILVCTGLQGSGTDELATSLFGASTLKGGTVETAAGPLAMHDIKGVMRRGIAMVPRNRKERGILPDLSIRNNNSLAFFVARHKSLFVDKNEEKRRFDASQKRLGIKVGSDMDVITSLSGGNQQKVILSRWLELDADVYIMDNPTQGIDVGAKFSIYKLIVELASQGKGVIVFTSEYPEIHQLADRCLVLYKGMPAAVLSRDEITEVAIMEYSTGTRGEVLN